The proteins below are encoded in one region of Ammoniphilus sp. CFH 90114:
- a CDS encoding zinc metallopeptidase translates to MFFTPFTILIIAAFGLSMWASFRVKGTFKKFADVQTSSGMSGAEAARRMLDANGLSHIPVQHVPGNLTDHYDPIAKAVRLSDSVYGSSSIAAMSVACHEVGHAIQDKVRYPMLVARHRIFPVVNFSSGIAPLLLLGGFFFKMQGLLLLGIILFSAAVLFQVVTLPVEFNASSRAKDLMIKMGFIRNNEEGGASKVLNAAALTYVAAALMSIIQLAEYLWIFSSREED, encoded by the coding sequence ATGTTTTTTACACCTTTTACGATTTTGATTATTGCGGCGTTTGGTCTAAGCATGTGGGCCTCATTCCGTGTAAAGGGAACCTTTAAGAAGTTTGCGGATGTGCAGACTTCCTCCGGTATGTCTGGGGCAGAAGCGGCTCGAAGAATGCTAGATGCCAATGGTTTATCTCATATCCCTGTTCAACATGTGCCGGGCAATTTAACCGACCATTATGATCCCATCGCGAAAGCCGTTCGACTCTCTGATTCCGTTTATGGAAGCAGTTCCATTGCAGCCATGTCCGTTGCTTGTCATGAAGTCGGCCACGCGATTCAGGATAAAGTCCGATATCCGATGCTAGTTGCACGCCATCGAATTTTTCCTGTGGTCAACTTCTCTTCAGGAATTGCCCCATTGTTGCTTTTAGGTGGGTTCTTCTTTAAGATGCAAGGACTGCTCCTTCTTGGAATTATCCTGTTTAGTGCAGCGGTTCTATTCCAAGTCGTGACTTTGCCTGTAGAGTTCAATGCCAGCTCAAGAGCGAAGGACTTAATGATTAAGATGGGCTTTATCCGCAATAATGAAGAGGGTGGAGCTAGCAAGGTGCTAAATGCCGCTGCCTTAACCTATGTGGCCGCAGCCTTAATGTCTATCATACAGCTTGCAGAATATCTGTGGATTTTTAGTAGTCGCGAAGAAGATTAA
- a CDS encoding protein O-GlcNAcase: protein MNVVYPIPMKVMEGPALGPITSIQYIDILGRWNSFVPIDPVTLDSGSLEVHVYLEQLPPTGEFDRKKGYLVEEEGYYLEIKGITDTKTVVWIYANSTRGYFYAYHTWIQLQQHPLKEGWILDHPRMKRRGIVEGYYGDPWTMDERERALTILSSQKMNTYVYAPKNDRYHRDQWAVPYPMDELSQIARLRDCCQNNCIDMIFAVSPGLSIQYASKQHAELLFDKYKQVYELGIRHFGLFFDDIPLSLWHEADQHRFQDLTEAHIHFIHTLFAKLKELDRNNYLYVCPTQYFGKGDEAYITRLGRELPGEVELLWTGRTICSPEIDVREARIFYEQTGHKPLYWDNYPVNDANMRDEMHIGPYLHRHPYLYLHSNGVIANVMEYPEASLLSLLTIAHYLWNPVKYDAKESFRSAVLTIVGEERAEAFMKLSDCINQSALSPLPGGELLTQWLDHQRIWHLDQQTSSKFKTIVEHYQTEATELLMMGNKKLREELKPWIEQVIEDLQYLLDVLQADSFDEMEKVTKERHELDRVKALGFFPDLIVSEIIGMTRKE from the coding sequence ATGAACGTAGTTTACCCCATCCCCATGAAGGTAATGGAGGGTCCAGCTCTCGGACCCATCACATCTATCCAATATATCGACATCCTAGGAAGATGGAATTCTTTCGTCCCGATAGATCCCGTCACTTTGGACTCGGGTTCACTTGAGGTTCATGTTTATCTAGAACAGCTTCCCCCGACAGGGGAGTTCGATAGGAAGAAAGGATATCTCGTGGAGGAAGAGGGCTATTATCTTGAAATCAAAGGAATAACCGATACGAAGACGGTCGTGTGGATTTACGCGAACTCCACTCGGGGATATTTTTACGCTTATCATACTTGGATCCAACTACAGCAGCATCCCTTGAAGGAAGGATGGATACTTGATCACCCAAGAATGAAAAGAAGAGGAATCGTAGAAGGCTACTATGGGGATCCTTGGACGATGGACGAAAGAGAACGAGCTCTTACGATTCTATCCTCTCAGAAAATGAATACCTATGTTTATGCCCCTAAAAATGATCGTTATCACCGGGATCAGTGGGCTGTTCCTTATCCAATGGATGAGCTCTCACAAATTGCCCGGTTACGCGACTGCTGTCAAAACAATTGTATCGATATGATTTTCGCTGTAAGTCCCGGCCTTTCGATTCAGTACGCCTCTAAGCAGCACGCGGAGCTTCTTTTCGATAAATACAAACAAGTCTATGAGTTGGGAATTCGTCACTTTGGTCTATTTTTTGATGATATTCCTCTAAGTCTTTGGCATGAAGCAGACCAGCATCGTTTTCAGGATCTAACCGAAGCTCATATCCATTTTATACATACTCTCTTCGCGAAATTAAAAGAGCTAGATAGGAATAATTATTTATATGTCTGTCCAACCCAATACTTTGGGAAAGGGGATGAAGCGTATATCACACGACTTGGTCGTGAGCTTCCGGGGGAAGTTGAATTACTCTGGACAGGAAGAACGATTTGTTCTCCGGAGATTGATGTTCGCGAGGCCAGAATCTTCTATGAACAGACCGGACACAAGCCATTATACTGGGACAATTACCCGGTTAATGATGCGAATATGCGTGATGAGATGCATATCGGTCCATACCTTCACCGTCATCCTTACCTGTATCTCCATTCGAATGGCGTCATCGCTAACGTCATGGAGTACCCTGAGGCTTCTCTCCTTTCCCTCTTAACGATTGCTCATTATCTATGGAATCCCGTGAAGTACGACGCAAAGGAAAGTTTTCGGTCTGCTGTCCTTACCATTGTAGGGGAGGAGAGGGCTGAAGCCTTTATGAAGCTTAGCGACTGTATTAATCAGTCTGCCCTGTCCCCATTACCTGGAGGAGAGCTGTTGACTCAGTGGCTTGACCATCAGCGAATTTGGCATCTGGATCAACAGACATCCAGCAAATTTAAGACGATCGTAGAACATTATCAAACAGAAGCAACGGAATTATTGATGATGGGGAATAAGAAACTAAGAGAGGAGCTAAAGCCTTGGATTGAACAGGTGATAGAGGACCTTCAATACTTACTGGACGTTCTACAGGCTGATTCATTTGATGAGATGGAGAAAGTGACGAAAGAAAGGCATGAACTGGATCGTGTAAAAGCATTAGGATTTTTCCCAGATCTTATCGTGAGTGAAATCATAGGAATGACACGAAAGGAATAG
- a CDS encoding DUF2621 family protein produces MSSLFGSFIVIWMLVLVSLFFIGGYFMFRKFLKSMPKSDGKSDLDWQDYYIDQTRSLWTDETMHLLDELVEPVPTLFRDVAKRTIAGKIGQLAMDDGAKRITQDLVIKGYILATPARDHKWLVARLKEKQIDFTAYKQHLKVKV; encoded by the coding sequence ATGTCTTCCCTTTTTGGATCCTTCATTGTGATCTGGATGCTAGTCCTCGTATCTTTGTTCTTTATTGGCGGCTACTTCATGTTCCGTAAATTTCTTAAATCAATGCCGAAGAGTGACGGAAAATCTGACCTGGATTGGCAGGATTATTATATTGATCAGACGAGATCGCTATGGACCGACGAAACCATGCATCTGCTTGATGAGTTGGTTGAACCTGTCCCTACTTTATTCCGCGATGTAGCGAAACGGACCATCGCCGGGAAGATTGGTCAGCTTGCTATGGACGACGGTGCGAAAAGAATTACCCAAGACCTCGTTATTAAGGGGTACATCCTGGCTACCCCAGCTAGGGATCATAAGTGGTTGGTTGCCCGCTTGAAGGAAAAGCAAATTGACTTCACGGCTTATAAGCAGCATCTCAAGGTAAAAGTATAG
- a CDS encoding MerR family transcriptional regulator, translating into MYRIGEIAEIAKVSKRTLDYYTQMGLLVPERSDSGYRYYNENTLERLKLIEMFKREKLSLVEIKERLDTLDSCNISAQDISKRIHEIQEQMKKLESEVLKLKPMLSKLNEKQLKTLTRQISIQGTSLYHTIAILLGEVPL; encoded by the coding sequence GAAATAGCGAAAGTATCCAAACGAACCCTCGATTACTACACCCAGATGGGGCTTCTCGTCCCCGAACGCTCGGATTCAGGGTATCGCTATTACAATGAGAACACATTAGAACGACTTAAACTGATTGAGATGTTTAAGAGGGAGAAATTATCTCTTGTAGAGATAAAAGAAAGATTAGATACACTCGATTCGTGCAATATCTCTGCACAAGATATTTCTAAGAGAATACACGAAATCCAAGAACAAATGAAAAAGTTAGAGAGCGAAGTACTGAAGCTTAAACCCATGCTTTCTAAGCTAAACGAAAAACAACTGAAAACTTTAACCAGACAAATCTCTATCCAAGGGACATCCCTTTATCATACCATTGCCATTCTCTTAGGTGAGGTGCCCTTATAG